A window of Cellulomonas fimi contains these coding sequences:
- a CDS encoding DUF3093 domain-containing protein: MPGTAPRPSSAPVPGQVWSERLWPGPWGWTLLVAFTLMLGVVLLPVDAVLAVVVGLVALVGGLTAAVLLTPTVSVAGGVLRAGRAHIPVALLGEVTVLDADALRAELGPRLDARAHVCLRAWVRSGVRVELTDPDDPTPYWLVSSRRPEELARALAVGAQAR, translated from the coding sequence ATGCCTGGCACCGCTCCGCGTCCGTCGTCCGCGCCCGTCCCGGGGCAGGTGTGGTCGGAGCGGCTGTGGCCCGGTCCGTGGGGCTGGACGCTGCTCGTGGCCTTCACCCTGATGCTCGGTGTGGTGCTGCTGCCCGTCGACGCGGTGCTGGCGGTCGTGGTGGGACTGGTGGCCCTCGTCGGCGGCCTCACCGCCGCCGTGCTGCTCACCCCGACGGTGTCGGTGGCCGGCGGCGTGCTGCGTGCGGGCCGTGCGCACATCCCGGTCGCGCTGCTGGGCGAGGTGACGGTGCTCGACGCCGACGCCCTCCGGGCGGAGCTCGGACCGCGCCTCGACGCGCGCGCGCACGTGTGCCTGCGGGCGTGGGTGCGCAGCGGTGTCCGCGTCGAGCTCACGGACCCGGACGACCCGACGCCCTACTGGCTGGTGTCGTCGCGACGCCCCGAGGAGCTCGCGCGGGCGCTCGCGGTGGGCGCGCAGGCGCGCTGA
- the dut gene encoding dUTP diphosphatase, whose product MPPASHPGEVGSGPVTAEPPVEVLLLRLDPDLPAPSYAHPGDAGADLVTRVDVVVPPQGRVTVPTGVAIALPDGYAAFVHPRSGLAAKHGLTIVNAPGTVDAGYRGEISVTLLNTDVEHAVELHRGDRVAQLVVQRVEHARFVEVEHLPGSHRGDGGFGSSGGWKAARTG is encoded by the coding sequence ATGCCCCCAGCATCCCATCCCGGCGAGGTAGGGTCGGGCCCCGTGACCGCCGAACCGCCCGTCGAGGTGCTGCTCCTCCGGCTCGACCCGGACCTTCCCGCACCCTCTTACGCCCACCCGGGCGACGCGGGCGCCGACCTGGTGACGCGCGTCGACGTGGTCGTGCCGCCGCAGGGACGCGTGACGGTGCCCACCGGTGTCGCGATCGCGCTCCCCGACGGCTACGCGGCGTTCGTGCACCCGCGGTCGGGCCTCGCGGCCAAGCACGGGCTGACGATCGTCAACGCGCCCGGCACGGTCGACGCGGGCTACCGCGGCGAGATCTCCGTGACGCTGCTCAACACCGACGTCGAGCACGCGGTCGAGCTCCACCGCGGCGACCGGGTCGCGCAGCTCGTCGTGCAGCGCGTGGAGCACGCGCGGTTCGTCGAGGTCGAGCACCTGCCGGGGTCGCACCGCGGCGACGGCGGCTTCGGGTCGAGCGGGGGCTGGAAGGCCGCCCGCACCGGCTGA
- a CDS encoding DUF3710 domain-containing protein, with protein MGLFRRGGKDSAADEVVETESVPLDEQEDAEPAAPARTTGPWDANEVADDIPRVDLGAIRLPGLPGMELRMEIDKATNVVSAASVLLDGSSLQVQAFAAPRSEGIWDEIREEIAESVTSQGGSVDDIPGPFGRELLARLPVKTPEGRTGHRPARFIGADGPRWFLRGVITGKGAVEPAAAEALEQLFARIVVVRGTEARPPRDLLALRLPGPTPAPAEAATEKPTFDPLTRGPEITEIR; from the coding sequence GTGGGTCTGTTCCGACGCGGCGGCAAGGACAGCGCCGCCGACGAGGTCGTCGAGACCGAGTCCGTCCCGCTCGACGAGCAGGAGGACGCGGAGCCGGCGGCCCCCGCCCGCACGACGGGGCCGTGGGACGCGAACGAGGTCGCCGACGACATCCCGCGCGTCGACCTCGGTGCGATCCGGCTGCCCGGCCTGCCCGGCATGGAGCTGCGGATGGAGATCGACAAGGCCACGAACGTCGTGTCGGCCGCGTCCGTGCTGCTCGACGGGTCCTCGCTGCAGGTCCAGGCGTTCGCCGCGCCGCGGTCCGAGGGGATCTGGGACGAGATCCGCGAGGAGATCGCCGAGTCGGTGACCTCCCAGGGCGGGTCGGTCGACGACATCCCCGGCCCGTTCGGCCGCGAGCTGCTCGCACGGCTCCCCGTGAAGACCCCGGAGGGCCGCACCGGTCACCGCCCCGCGCGCTTCATCGGCGCCGACGGTCCGCGCTGGTTCCTGCGGGGCGTCATCACCGGCAAGGGCGCCGTCGAGCCCGCAGCCGCCGAGGCGCTCGAGCAGCTGTTCGCACGCATCGTCGTCGTCCGCGGCACGGAGGCGCGCCCGCCGCGCGACCTGCTCGCGCTGCGCCTGCCCGGTCCGACCCCAGCTCCGGCCGAGGCGGCGACCGAGAAGCCGACGTTCGACCCGCTCACCCGCGGACCGGAGATCACGGAGATCCGATGA
- a CDS encoding OB-fold nucleic acid binding domain-containing protein yields MTLRERMRKVVASQAEIEADEERADALRSVGCTPVEKLADRTRASVSGVIRSVVLRPREGVPALEAELYDGSGTLDLVWLGRREIAGVAPGRRLRIEGLVCQVDGRRTVFNPKYELRPRPGE; encoded by the coding sequence ATGACGCTCAGGGAGCGCATGCGCAAGGTCGTCGCGTCGCAGGCCGAGATCGAGGCCGACGAGGAGCGCGCGGACGCCCTGCGGTCGGTCGGTTGCACGCCCGTCGAGAAGCTCGCCGACCGCACGCGCGCGAGCGTGTCGGGCGTGATCCGCTCGGTCGTGCTGCGACCGCGCGAGGGCGTGCCCGCGCTCGAGGCCGAGCTCTACGACGGCAGCGGCACGCTCGACCTCGTCTGGCTGGGTCGCCGCGAGATCGCCGGCGTCGCGCCCGGTCGCCGCCTGCGGATCGAGGGCCTGGTCTGCCAGGTCGACGGCCGTCGCACGGTGTTCAACCCGAAGTACGAGCTGCGTCCGCGGCCGGGGGAGTGA
- a CDS encoding potassium channel family protein, whose protein sequence is MGCGRVGASLAQSLEENGHSVAVVDQNPDAFRRLDADFGGNKVTGMGFDRDTLTQAGIEDAFGFAAVSDGDNSNILAARVVRETFGIDNVVARIYDPHRAEIYQRLGIPTVATVRWTAHQVLRRLLPMGATDEYRDPSGQIQLAQVDVHEGWIGRPLRTLEDAAGVRVAYLTRYGDGVLPAPDTVLQENDIVHALFRADDAAFVERTLTHAPAVTE, encoded by the coding sequence ATGGGCTGCGGCCGCGTCGGCGCGTCGCTCGCGCAGTCGCTCGAGGAGAACGGCCACTCGGTGGCCGTCGTCGACCAGAACCCCGACGCCTTCCGGCGCCTCGACGCCGACTTCGGCGGCAACAAGGTCACCGGCATGGGCTTCGACCGCGACACGCTCACGCAGGCGGGCATCGAGGACGCGTTCGGGTTCGCCGCGGTGTCCGACGGCGACAACTCGAACATCCTGGCGGCGCGCGTCGTGCGCGAGACGTTCGGGATCGACAACGTCGTCGCCCGCATCTACGACCCGCACCGTGCCGAGATCTACCAGCGGCTCGGCATCCCGACGGTCGCGACGGTCCGCTGGACCGCGCACCAGGTGCTGCGCCGGCTGCTGCCGATGGGCGCGACGGACGAGTACCGCGACCCGTCGGGCCAGATCCAGCTCGCGCAGGTCGACGTGCACGAGGGCTGGATCGGGCGCCCGCTGCGCACGCTCGAGGACGCCGCCGGCGTCCGCGTCGCCTACCTCACCCGCTACGGCGACGGCGTGCTGCCGGCGCCGGACACCGTCCTGCAGGAGAACGACATCGTGCACGCGCTGTTCCGGGCCGACGACGCGGCCTTCGTCGAGCGGACCCTCACGCACGCCCCGGCGGTGACCGAGTGA
- a CDS encoding APC family permease, whose translation MSDLADAAKRLVLGRPVRSDRLGHTLLPKRIALPVFASDALSSVAYAPDEILLTLSLAGLSALVISPWVGLAVVVVMITVVASYRQNVHAYPSGGGDYEVANTNLGPSAGVTVASALLVDYVLTVAVSISSGAQYAATAFPPLRGHEAAFAIGLVVLLTIANLRGVKESGRAFAVPVYLFMFAIGSLALFGAIRYFTGSLPLAESAGLDVAPEAGFDQGLAGLAGFFLILRAFASGCAALTGVEAISNGVPAFKKPKSKNAATTLALLGGLSIVMIMSILLLAQATQVRFAEDPAIQLLEDGVPVGDEYVQHPVISQLADSVFQGIPVMFVLVSVVTGLILVLAANTAFNGFPVLGSILARDGYLPRQLHTRGDRLAFSNGIVTLAAAAIALIWAFDAEVTRLIQLYIVGVFVSFTISQTGMVRHWTRALRTEPNPSVRSRMKRSRVINTIGLAMTGTVLVIVLVTKFTHGAWIAILAMIVVFVLMKGINKHYQHVRAELALGTDADAHRALPSRVHAIVLVSHLHRPTMRALAYARASRPQLLEAVTVGVDPEDVDALRAQWESMNLPVPLRVLDSPFREITRPVLTYVRSIRRESPRDLVVVYIPEYVVGHWWEQLLHNQSALRLKGRLLFTPGVVVASVPWQLASTEGQTGLEDPVRGTVPRGY comes from the coding sequence GTGTCGGACCTCGCGGATGCCGCCAAGCGACTCGTCCTCGGACGCCCCGTCCGGAGCGACCGGCTCGGCCACACGCTCCTGCCGAAGCGGATCGCCCTGCCGGTGTTCGCCTCGGACGCGCTGTCGTCGGTCGCGTACGCGCCCGACGAGATCCTGCTGACCCTGTCGCTGGCCGGGCTGTCGGCGCTCGTCATCTCACCGTGGGTCGGCCTCGCGGTCGTCGTCGTGATGATCACGGTGGTGGCGTCCTACCGGCAGAACGTCCACGCGTACCCGTCGGGCGGCGGCGACTACGAGGTCGCGAACACGAACCTCGGTCCCAGCGCCGGCGTGACCGTCGCGAGCGCGCTGCTGGTCGACTACGTCCTCACCGTCGCGGTGTCGATCTCGTCCGGCGCGCAGTACGCGGCGACGGCGTTCCCGCCGCTGCGCGGGCACGAGGCGGCGTTCGCGATCGGGCTGGTCGTGCTGCTGACGATCGCGAACCTGCGCGGCGTCAAGGAGTCGGGGCGCGCGTTCGCGGTCCCGGTGTACCTGTTCATGTTCGCGATCGGCTCGCTCGCGCTGTTCGGTGCGATCCGCTACTTCACGGGGTCGCTGCCGCTCGCGGAGAGCGCCGGTCTCGACGTCGCGCCCGAGGCGGGCTTCGACCAGGGCCTCGCGGGCCTCGCGGGCTTCTTCCTCATCCTGCGCGCGTTCGCGTCGGGCTGTGCGGCGCTCACGGGTGTCGAGGCGATCAGCAACGGCGTCCCGGCGTTCAAGAAGCCAAAGTCGAAGAACGCGGCGACGACGCTCGCGCTGCTCGGTGGTCTCTCGATCGTCATGATCATGTCGATCCTCCTGCTCGCGCAGGCGACCCAGGTGCGGTTCGCCGAGGACCCGGCGATCCAGCTGCTCGAGGACGGGGTGCCGGTCGGCGACGAGTACGTGCAGCACCCGGTCATCAGCCAGCTCGCGGACTCGGTGTTCCAGGGCATCCCGGTGATGTTCGTGCTGGTCTCCGTGGTGACGGGCCTGATCCTGGTGCTCGCCGCGAACACCGCCTTCAACGGCTTCCCGGTGCTCGGCTCGATCCTGGCGCGCGACGGGTACCTGCCGCGCCAGCTGCACACGCGCGGCGACCGGCTGGCGTTCTCCAACGGCATCGTCACGCTCGCGGCCGCGGCGATCGCGCTGATCTGGGCGTTCGACGCCGAGGTCACGCGCCTCATCCAGCTCTACATCGTCGGCGTCTTCGTGTCCTTCACCATCAGCCAGACGGGCATGGTGCGGCACTGGACGCGCGCGCTGCGCACCGAGCCGAACCCGTCGGTCCGCAGCCGGATGAAGCGCTCGCGGGTCATCAACACGATCGGCCTCGCGATGACGGGCACCGTCCTCGTCATCGTGCTGGTCACGAAGTTCACGCACGGCGCGTGGATCGCGATCCTCGCGATGATCGTCGTGTTCGTGCTCATGAAGGGCATCAACAAGCACTACCAGCACGTGCGGGCCGAGCTCGCGCTGGGCACGGACGCCGACGCGCACCGCGCGCTGCCGAGCCGGGTGCACGCGATCGTCCTCGTCTCGCACCTGCACCGGCCGACGATGCGGGCGCTGGCCTACGCGCGCGCGTCGCGCCCGCAGCTCCTGGAGGCCGTGACGGTGGGCGTGGACCCGGAGGACGTCGACGCGCTGCGCGCGCAGTGGGAGTCGATGAACCTGCCGGTGCCGCTGCGCGTGCTCGACTCGCCGTTCCGGGAGATCACGCGGCCGGTGCTCACGTACGTGCGGTCGATCCGCCGCGAGAGCCCGCGCGACCTCGTCGTCGTGTACATCCCCGAGTACGTCGTCGGGCACTGGTGGGAGCAGCTGCTGCACAACCAGAGCGCGCTGCGCCTCAAGGGGCGCCTGCTGTTCACCCCGGGCGTGGTGGTGGCGTCGGTGCCGTGGCAGCTCGCCTCGACGGAGGGGCAGACAGGTCTCGAGGACCCGGTGCGGGGTACGGTGCCGCGTGGTTACTGA
- a CDS encoding class I SAM-dependent RNA methyltransferase, whose amino-acid sequence MVTETTEAVGAVVELEVGPVAHGGHCVARHQGRVVFVRHTLPGERVRARLTDAGETAKFWRADAVEVLDASADRVASAWPQAGAGGVGGGELAHVALPAQRAWKQAVLEEQLRRLARDERSVPMHAAPGDDERGGLHWRTRIDLVADAEGRAGMRGHRSHEVHALTAMPLATERIEALGLFDRRWTAGARIEAVAPAGGDTPVVLLDGAPFDLSRGRVDPRPNARAAVREEVRRGDVGYAYRVAAAGFWQVHRQAPGVLVDAVLTGLGDVTGATVLDLYAGAGLFTLPLADAVADGEVVSVEGDARAVRDARRNVHDRPNVELHAGDVARVLVGTQDADSDVVHADAVVLDPPRTGAGRRVVDAITALRPERVVYVACDPAALARDVALFGGAGYGLVDLQGYDLFPMTHHVEAVAVLSR is encoded by the coding sequence GTGGTTACTGAGACGACGGAGGCCGTGGGCGCGGTCGTGGAGCTCGAGGTCGGGCCGGTCGCGCACGGCGGGCACTGCGTCGCGCGGCACCAGGGGCGCGTCGTGTTCGTGCGGCACACGCTGCCCGGCGAGCGCGTGCGTGCGCGGCTGACGGACGCGGGGGAGACCGCGAAGTTCTGGCGTGCCGACGCGGTCGAGGTGCTCGACGCGTCGGCCGACCGGGTCGCGTCCGCGTGGCCGCAGGCCGGTGCGGGCGGCGTGGGCGGTGGCGAGCTGGCGCACGTCGCGCTGCCCGCGCAGCGTGCGTGGAAGCAGGCGGTGCTCGAGGAGCAGCTGCGACGGCTCGCACGCGACGAGCGGTCCGTCCCGATGCACGCGGCACCCGGGGACGACGAGCGCGGCGGGCTGCACTGGCGCACGCGCATCGACCTCGTCGCCGACGCCGAGGGCCGCGCCGGCATGCGCGGGCACCGGTCGCACGAGGTGCACGCGCTGACCGCGATGCCGCTCGCGACCGAGCGGATCGAGGCGCTCGGGCTGTTCGACCGGCGGTGGACGGCCGGTGCACGGATCGAGGCGGTCGCTCCGGCCGGCGGCGACACGCCCGTGGTCCTGCTCGACGGGGCGCCGTTCGACCTGTCCCGCGGTCGCGTCGACCCGCGCCCGAACGCCCGTGCGGCGGTGCGCGAGGAGGTGCGTCGCGGCGACGTCGGGTACGCGTACCGCGTCGCGGCCGCCGGCTTCTGGCAGGTGCACCGTCAGGCTCCGGGCGTCCTGGTCGACGCCGTGCTGACCGGCCTGGGCGACGTGACCGGGGCGACCGTGCTGGACCTGTACGCGGGCGCGGGCCTGTTCACGCTACCGCTCGCGGACGCGGTCGCGGACGGTGAGGTGGTGTCCGTCGAGGGCGACGCGCGCGCGGTGCGCGACGCGCGACGCAACGTGCACGACCGACCGAACGTCGAGCTGCACGCGGGCGACGTCGCGCGTGTCCTCGTGGGCACGCAGGACGCCGACTCGGACGTGGTGCACGCCGACGCGGTCGTGCTCGACCCGCCGCGCACGGGCGCGGGTCGACGGGTCGTCGACGCGATCACCGCGCTGCGTCCCGAGCGCGTCGTCTACGTGGCGTGCGACCCGGCCGCGCTCGCGCGCGACGTCGCGCTGTTCGGGGGCGCGGGGTACGGGCTCGTCGACCTCCAGGGCTACGACCTGTTCCCGATGACGCACCACGTCGAGGCCGTCGCCGTCCTGTCCCGCTGA
- a CDS encoding translation initiation factor 2 yields MTEKDAAHRLAEASRLATQELHKQGTPDYDPRAHERAVEAERKALDALEAEKKASGTT; encoded by the coding sequence GTGACCGAGAAGGACGCGGCGCACCGCCTGGCGGAAGCGAGCCGGCTGGCGACGCAGGAGCTCCACAAGCAGGGCACGCCCGACTACGACCCGCGCGCGCACGAGCGGGCCGTGGAGGCGGAGCGCAAGGCGCTCGACGCCCTCGAGGCCGAGAAGAAGGCGTCCGGGACGACCTGA
- a CDS encoding aconitate hydratase, whose amino-acid sequence MSSVDSFGSKGTLEVGDASYEVYRLAAVPGLDRLPFSLKILAENLLRTEDGANITADHVRALAGWDPNAQPDTEIQFTPARVIMQDFTGVPCVVDLATMREAVAELGGDPSRINPLAPAEMVIDHSVQIDVAGRPDAFERNVELEYQRNRERYQFLRWGQTAFDDFKVVPPGTGIVHQVNIEYLARGVMVRDGRAYPDTCVGTDSHTTMVNGLGVLGWGVGGIEAEAAMLGQPVSMLIPRVVGFKLTGQIPSGVTATDVVLTITQQLRQHGVVGKFVEFYGDGVAAVPLANRATIGNMSPEFGSTVAIFPIDGVTIEYLRLTGRSQEQLALVEAYAKEQGLWHDPSAEGYTEPVFSEYLELDLSTVVPSIAGPKRPQDRIELSEAKESFAASILDYVDPHEAAAFTGLDESVEETFPASDPIAASAHTDSSDAPAGALHGDSAHRPHKRVPVTLADGTRTELDHGHVVIASITSCTNTSNPSVMLAAALLARNAVEKGLTAKPWVKTSMAPGSQVVTNYYEKAGLWPSLEKLGFHLVGYGCATCIGNSGPLPDEVSATVNEHDLSVVSVLSGNRNFEGRINPDVKMNYLASPPLVIAYALAGTMDFDFENEPLGTTESGEPVFLRDIWPSPQDVQATIDASIDRQMFTEDYADVFTGDERWRSLPTPEGNTFEWDAESTYVRKPPYFEGMGATPEPVTDITGARVLAKLGDSVTTDHISPAGSIKADSPAGVYLAEHGVERRDFNSYGSRRGNHEVMIRGTFANIRLRNQLVPGTEGGFTKNLLTGEDTTIYDASVAYQEAGVPLVVLGGKEYGSGSSRDWAAKGTRLLGVRAVITESFERIHRSNLIGMGVLPLQFPEGENADSLGLDGTETFDIAGVTELNEGRTPRTVHVTATKTDGGVVEFDAVVRIDTPGEADYYRNGGILQYVLRSLVS is encoded by the coding sequence GTGAGCAGCGTCGACAGCTTCGGATCGAAGGGAACGCTCGAGGTCGGTGACGCCTCGTACGAGGTGTACCGCCTCGCGGCCGTCCCCGGGCTGGATCGCCTGCCGTTCAGCCTCAAGATCCTCGCGGAGAACCTGCTCCGCACCGAGGACGGCGCGAACATCACCGCCGACCACGTGCGCGCGCTCGCCGGGTGGGACCCGAACGCCCAGCCCGACACCGAGATCCAGTTCACGCCCGCCCGCGTGATCATGCAGGACTTCACCGGCGTGCCCTGCGTCGTCGACCTCGCCACGATGCGCGAGGCCGTCGCGGAGCTCGGCGGTGACCCGTCCCGCATCAACCCGCTCGCGCCCGCCGAGATGGTCATCGACCACTCCGTGCAGATCGACGTCGCGGGACGCCCCGACGCGTTCGAGCGGAACGTCGAGCTCGAGTACCAGCGCAACCGTGAGCGCTACCAGTTCCTGCGCTGGGGCCAGACGGCGTTCGACGACTTCAAGGTCGTCCCGCCGGGCACCGGCATCGTGCACCAGGTCAACATCGAGTACCTCGCGCGCGGCGTCATGGTCCGTGACGGTCGTGCCTACCCCGACACGTGCGTCGGCACCGACTCGCACACGACGATGGTCAACGGCCTCGGCGTCCTGGGCTGGGGCGTCGGCGGCATCGAGGCCGAGGCGGCCATGCTCGGCCAGCCGGTGTCGATGCTCATCCCGCGCGTCGTCGGGTTCAAGCTCACGGGCCAGATCCCGTCGGGCGTGACCGCGACCGACGTCGTGCTCACCATCACGCAGCAGCTGCGCCAGCACGGTGTCGTCGGCAAGTTCGTCGAGTTCTACGGCGACGGCGTCGCCGCGGTGCCGCTCGCGAACCGCGCCACGATCGGCAACATGAGCCCCGAGTTCGGCTCGACGGTGGCGATCTTCCCGATCGACGGCGTGACCATCGAGTACCTGCGCCTCACCGGCCGCTCGCAGGAGCAGCTGGCGCTCGTCGAGGCGTACGCCAAGGAGCAGGGCCTCTGGCACGACCCGTCGGCCGAGGGCTACACGGAGCCGGTCTTCTCCGAGTACCTCGAGCTCGACCTGTCGACGGTCGTCCCGTCGATCGCCGGCCCGAAGCGCCCGCAGGACCGCATCGAGCTGTCCGAGGCCAAGGAGTCGTTCGCGGCGTCGATCCTCGACTACGTCGACCCGCACGAGGCCGCCGCGTTCACCGGTCTCGACGAGTCCGTCGAGGAGACCTTCCCGGCGTCCGACCCGATCGCGGCCAGCGCGCACACCGACTCGTCCGACGCACCCGCGGGCGCGCTGCACGGCGACTCGGCCCACCGCCCGCACAAGCGCGTCCCCGTGACGCTCGCGGACGGCACCCGGACCGAGCTGGACCACGGGCACGTCGTCATCGCGTCGATCACGTCGTGCACCAACACGTCGAACCCGTCGGTCATGCTGGCGGCGGCGCTGCTCGCGCGGAACGCGGTCGAGAAGGGCCTGACGGCCAAGCCGTGGGTCAAGACGTCGATGGCGCCCGGCTCGCAGGTCGTCACGAACTACTACGAGAAGGCCGGCCTGTGGCCGTCGCTCGAGAAGCTCGGCTTCCACCTGGTCGGCTACGGCTGCGCCACGTGCATCGGCAACTCGGGCCCGCTGCCCGACGAGGTGTCGGCGACCGTCAACGAGCACGACCTGTCGGTCGTCTCGGTGCTGTCGGGCAACCGCAACTTCGAGGGGCGCATCAACCCCGACGTGAAGATGAACTACCTCGCGTCGCCGCCGCTGGTCATCGCGTACGCGCTGGCCGGGACGATGGACTTCGACTTCGAGAACGAGCCGCTCGGCACGACCGAGTCCGGCGAGCCGGTGTTCCTCCGCGACATCTGGCCGTCGCCGCAGGACGTGCAGGCGACGATCGACGCGTCGATCGACCGTCAGATGTTCACCGAGGACTACGCCGACGTGTTCACCGGCGACGAGCGGTGGCGCTCGCTGCCGACGCCCGAGGGCAACACGTTCGAGTGGGACGCCGAGTCGACCTACGTCCGCAAGCCCCCGTACTTCGAGGGCATGGGCGCGACGCCGGAGCCCGTCACCGACATCACCGGCGCGCGCGTGCTCGCGAAGCTCGGCGACTCGGTCACCACCGACCACATCAGCCCCGCGGGCTCGATCAAGGCGGACAGCCCCGCGGGCGTCTACCTGGCCGAGCACGGCGTGGAGCGTCGCGACTTCAACTCCTACGGCTCGCGCCGCGGGAACCACGAGGTCATGATCCGCGGCACGTTCGCGAACATCCGCCTGCGCAACCAGCTCGTGCCCGGCACCGAGGGCGGGTTCACGAAGAACCTGCTCACGGGCGAGGACACGACGATCTACGACGCGTCGGTCGCCTACCAGGAGGCGGGCGTCCCGCTCGTCGTCCTCGGCGGCAAGGAGTACGGCTCGGGCTCGTCGCGCGACTGGGCGGCCAAGGGCACGCGACTGCTCGGCGTCCGCGCGGTCATCACCGAGTCGTTCGAGCGCATCCACCGCTCGAACCTCATCGGGATGGGCGTCCTGCCGCTGCAGTTCCCCGAGGGCGAGAACGCCGACTCGCTCGGCCTGGACGGCACGGAGACGTTCGACATCGCGGGCGTCACCGAGCTCAACGAGGGCCGCACGCCCCGCACGGTGCACGTGACCGCCACGAAGACCGACGGCGGCGTCGTCGAGTTCGACGCGGTCGTCCGCATCGACACGCCCGGCGAGGCGGACTACTACCGCAACGGCGGCATCCTGCAGTACGTGCTGCGGTCGCTCGTGAGCTGA
- a CDS encoding DUF1801 domain-containing protein, which yields MADQPKTVPTDADVRAFVDAVEHPVRRRDAERLLALYGRVTGEEPRMWGPSIVGYGRYHYRYASGREGDASAAGFSPRRSSTTVYLADGFDAHADLLARLGPHTTSVSCLYLKDLDEVDLTVLEELLRRSWAVTTAPGFGQV from the coding sequence ATGGCCGACCAGCCGAAGACCGTCCCCACCGACGCCGACGTCCGGGCGTTCGTCGACGCCGTCGAGCACCCCGTACGACGCCGCGACGCCGAGCGGCTGCTCGCGCTGTACGGCCGCGTGACGGGCGAGGAACCCCGCATGTGGGGCCCGTCGATCGTCGGCTACGGCCGGTACCACTACCGGTACGCGTCGGGTCGCGAGGGTGACGCGAGCGCCGCCGGGTTCTCGCCGCGCCGCTCGTCGACGACCGTCTACCTCGCCGACGGCTTCGACGCGCACGCGGACCTGCTGGCGCGCCTGGGCCCGCACACCACGAGCGTGAGCTGCCTCTACCTCAAGGACCTCGACGAGGTCGACCTGACGGTCCTCGAGGAGCTCCTGCGCCGCTCGTGGGCCGTCACGACCGCGCCCGGCTTCGGGCAGGTGTAG
- a CDS encoding arginase family protein: MTPVPLGLLGVPSSAAAHAPGLERAPAALRAAGLVAALSAAGRDVVDHGDTPVARWRHDPPTTTVPHDVDRVAAGLQEARAAVLGVLAAGHAPLVVGGECTVTLAVLAAAADAGRDLGLVYVDGGQDLHLPTDHADEPIADSMGVAHALDLPGAHDALAGLGPRRPLLAADRLAFVGYADEEEDVHGLVPATRLPASRVVAAPEAVAAAATHVSGPDGFLVHLDVDVLDFFALPVADVPTYGRGLTPPVLARLLAALVRADGFAGLVVVEANPDRDDEAGTHLRALVALVAGAFAVDP, encoded by the coding sequence ATGACGCCCGTGCCGCTCGGACTCCTCGGTGTGCCGTCCAGCGCCGCCGCCCACGCGCCGGGACTCGAGCGCGCACCCGCAGCGCTGCGGGCCGCCGGGCTCGTCGCCGCGCTCTCGGCCGCCGGGCGCGACGTCGTCGACCACGGCGACACCCCGGTGGCCCGGTGGCGGCACGACCCGCCGACGACCACCGTGCCGCACGACGTCGACCGCGTCGCCGCAGGGCTGCAGGAGGCGCGCGCGGCCGTGCTGGGGGTGCTCGCCGCGGGCCACGCGCCGCTCGTCGTCGGCGGTGAGTGCACCGTGACCCTCGCGGTGCTGGCGGCCGCGGCCGACGCGGGCCGCGACCTCGGGCTGGTGTACGTGGACGGCGGCCAGGACCTGCACCTGCCGACCGACCATGCCGACGAGCCGATCGCCGACTCCATGGGCGTGGCGCACGCGCTCGACCTGCCGGGCGCGCACGACGCGCTCGCCGGCCTGGGCCCGCGTCGCCCGCTGCTGGCCGCGGACCGGCTCGCGTTCGTCGGGTACGCCGACGAGGAGGAGGACGTGCACGGGCTCGTCCCCGCGACGCGTCTGCCCGCCTCCCGCGTCGTGGCAGCTCCGGAGGCGGTTGCGGCCGCGGCCACGCACGTGTCGGGGCCGGACGGCTTCCTCGTGCACCTCGACGTCGACGTGCTGGACTTCTTCGCGCTCCCCGTGGCCGACGTCCCGACGTACGGCCGCGGCCTCACCCCGCCGGTCCTGGCCCGGCTGCTCGCGGCGCTCGTCCGCGCCGACGGCTTCGCGGGCCTCGTGGTCGTCGAGGCCAACCCCGACCGCGACGACGAGGCGGGCACGCACCTGCGCGCGCTCGTCGCCCTGGTCGCCGGCGCGTTCGCCGTCGACCCGTGA